One window of the Rufibacter radiotolerans genome contains the following:
- a CDS encoding M1 family metallopeptidase: MKHFLFASGLLLSLAAPALAQENIDKSKFRQLAQELPTPNTYRTASGAPGHEYWQQRADYNIKAELNDDNQSLIGSETITYTNLSPDVLTYLWVQLDQNIFEKNSMTSLTRSTKIPEKPTFGVAEALAEQTFDGGYKIKSVKDANGKALPYIINFTMMRIDLPQPLKPKQSVKFSIDWSNLINDQKKQGGRGGYEFFPEDGNYEYQMAQWFPRMAVYDDVNGWQHKQFLGTGEFALPFGDYKVSLTVPADHVVASTGELQNEDVLTSTQRNRLAQAKKANKPVLIVTPEEALRAAKNKAKGKKTWTFVAKDVRDFAWASSRKFIWDAMNVNYAGKNTLAMSYYPKEGNPLWGQYSTEVVAHTIKVYSKFTIDYPYPVAISVHGAVGGMEYPMISFNGGRPEKDGSYTERTKYGMISVIIHEVGHNFFPMIINSDERQWTWMDEGLNTFVQYLAEQEWQRDYPSSRGEPRNMTTYMKMDKSMQQPIMTNSESVTQLGNNAYGKPATALNILRETVLGRKLFDYAFKEYARRWAFKHPMPADFFRTMEDASGTDLDWFWRGWFYTTDHVEQELTGVKWYAVDTKNPEVENARRRAEINEAPKSLSQQRNLQDIPKTLLDAKPELKDFYNTYDPLAVTAESKAQYQKYVQSLTPEERALLEKGLNFYEVSIKNNGGLVMPVVVQMTFQDGSNQLVRIPAEIWRYNDQEITKVFVTEKPVVSFLLDPFQETADINMDNNAYPQRAQPSRFELFKQQPQAITPNPLQRQMQQQPQAAPTSNR; this comes from the coding sequence ATGAAACACTTCTTATTTGCTTCTGGGCTACTCCTGAGTCTGGCGGCACCGGCCCTGGCGCAGGAAAACATTGATAAGTCCAAATTCAGGCAACTGGCCCAGGAATTACCAACCCCCAACACGTACCGCACCGCTTCGGGGGCGCCTGGCCATGAGTACTGGCAACAGCGCGCCGACTACAACATCAAAGCCGAGCTGAACGATGACAACCAAAGCCTCATTGGCTCTGAGACCATCACCTACACCAACCTCTCGCCAGACGTGCTCACGTATCTTTGGGTGCAGCTGGATCAGAACATCTTTGAGAAAAATTCCATGACCAGCCTCACCCGGAGCACCAAGATTCCGGAGAAACCTACCTTCGGCGTAGCCGAGGCTCTGGCGGAGCAGACGTTTGACGGCGGGTACAAGATCAAGTCGGTGAAAGATGCCAACGGCAAAGCCCTGCCCTACATCATAAACTTCACCATGATGCGCATTGACCTGCCCCAGCCGCTAAAGCCGAAGCAGTCTGTGAAGTTTTCCATTGACTGGTCCAACCTCATCAATGACCAGAAAAAGCAAGGCGGCCGTGGCGGCTACGAGTTCTTCCCTGAGGATGGCAATTATGAATACCAGATGGCGCAGTGGTTCCCGCGCATGGCCGTGTATGATGACGTAAATGGCTGGCAGCACAAGCAGTTCCTGGGCACCGGCGAGTTTGCCCTTCCGTTTGGGGACTATAAAGTAAGCCTGACCGTACCCGCTGACCACGTGGTAGCCTCTACCGGAGAGCTTCAGAATGAAGACGTATTAACCTCTACGCAACGCAACCGTCTGGCCCAGGCCAAGAAAGCCAACAAGCCGGTCTTGATCGTGACTCCAGAGGAAGCCCTGCGGGCCGCGAAAAACAAAGCCAAAGGCAAGAAGACCTGGACGTTTGTGGCCAAAGACGTGCGTGACTTCGCGTGGGCCTCTAGTCGCAAGTTCATCTGGGATGCCATGAACGTGAACTACGCCGGCAAGAACACGCTGGCCATGAGCTATTACCCTAAAGAAGGCAACCCTTTGTGGGGCCAGTATTCCACGGAGGTAGTGGCGCACACCATCAAAGTGTACTCTAAGTTCACCATTGACTACCCGTACCCGGTGGCCATCTCAGTACACGGCGCCGTGGGCGGAATGGAGTACCCGATGATCTCGTTCAACGGAGGCCGTCCGGAGAAAGACGGTTCTTACACCGAGCGCACCAAGTACGGCATGATCTCCGTGATCATCCACGAAGTGGGCCACAACTTCTTCCCGATGATCATCAACTCTGATGAGCGCCAGTGGACCTGGATGGACGAAGGCCTGAACACCTTTGTGCAGTACCTGGCTGAGCAGGAATGGCAGCGGGACTACCCGTCTAGCCGCGGTGAGCCTCGCAACATGACCACGTACATGAAAATGGACAAAAGCATGCAGCAGCCCATCATGACCAACTCTGAGTCGGTGACGCAACTGGGCAACAACGCCTACGGCAAACCGGCCACCGCCCTCAACATCCTTCGCGAAACCGTGTTGGGCCGCAAGTTGTTTGACTACGCCTTTAAGGAATACGCCCGCCGTTGGGCCTTCAAACACCCTATGCCCGCAGACTTCTTCAGAACCATGGAAGATGCTTCCGGCACTGACCTAGACTGGTTCTGGAGAGGCTGGTTCTATACCACTGACCACGTGGAACAAGAGCTTACCGGCGTGAAATGGTACGCGGTAGACACCAAGAATCCTGAGGTGGAGAATGCCCGCCGCCGCGCAGAGATCAATGAGGCCCCAAAAAGCCTGTCGCAGCAGCGTAACCTGCAGGACATCCCTAAGACCCTGCTTGATGCCAAACCAGAGCTAAAGGACTTCTACAATACCTATGACCCGCTGGCGGTGACCGCCGAAAGCAAGGCCCAGTACCAAAAGTACGTGCAGAGCCTTACCCCAGAAGAGCGTGCCCTACTGGAAAAAGGCCTGAACTTCTATGAGGTGAGCATCAAAAACAACGGCGGACTAGTGATGCCGGTGGTGGTGCAGATGACCTTCCAGGACGGCTCTAACCAACTGGTGCGCATTCCCGCGGAAATCTGGCGCTACAATGACCAGGAAATCACCAAGGTGTTTGTGACCGAAAAGCCGGTGGTAAGTTTCCTGCTGGACCCGTTCCAGGAAACCGCCGACATTAACATGGACAACAACGCCTATCCGCAGCGCGCGCAGCCTAGCCGCTTTGAGTTGTTCAAGCAGCAGCCCCAGGCCATTACGCCTAACCCGCTGCAACGCCAAATGCAGCAACAACCGCAGGCCGCACCTACCAGCAACCGGTAA
- a CDS encoding carboxypeptidase-like regulatory domain-containing protein — protein MTTLYFLLSRSFSRKWLLLMRFSLGLLFLSLLNVSSAQAQGGRKVVQLTGVITAGDSLFGLPGASVYIPKAGRGTNTNEYGYFSLPVLTGDSVVFSSLGYAKQSLVIPENFAKDSYSIIIEMLEDPNMLPEIRVFPYTTFRDLTQAVLAMKSPIGDIDRENAMSQQILDQMFRNTPMDATSNHRTYMGLQNQQNMRRGGYNPGATNPLLNPFAWYEVIKGIKRGDFKKKE, from the coding sequence ATGACTACGCTATATTTTCTCCTTTCCCGTTCGTTCTCGCGCAAGTGGCTGCTTTTAATGCGCTTTTCCCTGGGGCTCCTGTTTCTGTCACTTCTCAATGTTTCTTCTGCCCAGGCCCAGGGCGGCCGCAAAGTAGTACAGCTTACCGGGGTGATCACCGCCGGCGACAGCCTTTTCGGGTTGCCGGGTGCCAGTGTCTACATACCTAAGGCCGGGAGGGGCACCAACACCAATGAATATGGTTATTTCTCTTTGCCGGTCTTAACCGGCGATAGCGTGGTGTTCAGTTCATTGGGCTATGCCAAGCAGTCTCTGGTGATTCCGGAAAACTTCGCCAAGGACAGTTATTCCATCATTATTGAAATGCTGGAAGACCCCAATATGCTGCCTGAGATCAGGGTGTTCCCGTACACTACCTTCCGGGATCTTACCCAAGCCGTGCTGGCCATGAAATCGCCTATTGGCGACATTGACCGCGAGAATGCCATGAGCCAGCAGATCCTGGACCAGATGTTCAGGAACACGCCCATGGACGCTACCTCCAACCACCGCACCTACATGGGCCTTCAAAACCAGCAGAACATGCGCCGCGGCGGCTACAACCCGGGGGCCACCAACCCGCTCCTGAACCCTTTTGCCTGGTATGAAGTAATCAAAGGCATTAAGCGCGGAGACTTTAAGAAGAAAGAATAG
- a CDS encoding ArsR/SmtB family transcription factor yields the protein MRLKNFNVSFGEQVFKALSDASRIRVLHLLLRNKELCIADLELVLDFTQTKTSRHLIYLKNTGLVSYRKQDQWAFYYIKDEMMDFLQQMFGYMEKDQQLLKDQQVYQTLFSNRELAVNRLQQRRFTGI from the coding sequence ATGAGGCTCAAAAATTTTAACGTCAGTTTTGGGGAACAAGTATTCAAGGCCCTGAGCGATGCCTCCAGAATTCGGGTTCTCCACCTGCTGTTGCGCAACAAGGAGCTCTGCATCGCGGACCTGGAACTGGTCCTGGACTTTACCCAAACTAAGACCTCGCGCCATCTCATCTACCTAAAGAACACGGGCTTGGTCTCTTACCGTAAACAGGACCAGTGGGCGTTTTATTATATCAAAGATGAAATGATGGACTTTCTGCAGCAGATGTTTGGCTACATGGAGAAAGACCAGCAACTGCTCAAAGACCAGCAAGTGTACCAGACCCTGTTTTCTAACCGCGAACTGGCCGTGAACCGGCTGCAGCAGCGGCGTTTTACGGGTATTTAA
- a CDS encoding acyltransferase family protein, with protein MTQEKAYFPALTGLRAVAALLVYAHHALIPSIGATPFGFLGQEGHLGVSIFFVLSGFLIGARYSNSFTNISLAETRRFFLHRFARLYPMYLLCTIAALLFRHDVRGISWGVNLLMAQGFFSDLAFSGIGIGWSLTAEVCFYLVAPLLLFYLPRLGVAGSVVAVVIIGALLAVAGNTFLAYGFIPDWHYFLRMTFFGRCLEFCLGIWLARHLLRMSALGLTTRVPDGLWTYTSALVLLGGMLFLNALPRLFPAYQSWLFLGTYHVLLPVVIAALLWGLCRETTVLSRGLGSRLGQELGKGSYIFYLVHYTFGFDLLYFHVWPNRGGVLLLLAIFSVAGYYLLEAPLHKSIIRAGAFTLPLKTKPL; from the coding sequence TTGACCCAAGAGAAAGCCTACTTCCCGGCCCTCACCGGCCTTCGCGCCGTGGCCGCCTTGCTGGTGTACGCGCATCATGCCCTTATTCCGTCTATTGGCGCTACTCCTTTCGGTTTTCTGGGGCAGGAGGGGCATCTGGGTGTAAGCATCTTCTTTGTGTTGAGCGGTTTTTTGATTGGCGCCCGGTACAGCAACTCTTTTACCAACATCAGTCTGGCTGAAACCAGGCGCTTTTTCCTGCACCGGTTTGCCCGGCTCTACCCCATGTACCTGCTGTGTACCATAGCGGCTCTTTTGTTCAGGCATGATGTCAGGGGCATTAGTTGGGGGGTAAATTTGCTCATGGCCCAGGGCTTTTTCTCAGATTTGGCTTTTAGTGGCATAGGCATAGGCTGGTCGCTCACCGCCGAGGTCTGCTTTTACCTGGTGGCCCCGCTCCTGCTCTTTTATTTGCCCAGGCTCGGCGTAGCCGGAAGTGTAGTGGCAGTGGTAATTATTGGTGCTTTGCTGGCCGTGGCAGGCAACACGTTTCTTGCGTATGGCTTTATCCCGGACTGGCATTACTTCCTCCGGATGACCTTCTTTGGCCGGTGCCTTGAGTTCTGCCTGGGTATCTGGCTGGCCCGGCACCTACTGCGTATGTCGGCCCTCGGCCTCACTACCCGCGTGCCAGACGGGCTTTGGACCTATACCAGCGCACTCGTTCTGCTGGGGGGCATGCTGTTCCTGAACGCCTTGCCGCGGCTGTTCCCGGCTTACCAGAGCTGGCTGTTCCTGGGCACTTATCATGTGCTGTTACCGGTGGTCATTGCGGCGCTACTGTGGGGGCTTTGCCGGGAAACCACGGTGCTTTCCAGGGGGCTGGGGTCCCGACTGGGGCAGGAGCTGGGCAAAGGCTCCTATATTTTCTACCTGGTGCACTATACCTTCGGGTTTGATCTGCTGTACTTTCATGTGTGGCCCAACCGGGGCGGGGTCCTGCTTCTGCTGGCAATTTTTTCCGTGGCCGGCTATTATCTCCTGGAAGCCCCCCTGCACAAAAGTATCATCCGGGCGGGTGCTTTCACCCTTCCCCTCAAAACAAAACCGCTCTAA
- a CDS encoding YjjG family noncanonical pyrimidine nucleotidase: MRKPKTYRHLFFDLDHTLWDFEKNSEETLYYLYDHFKLGELGNFSRESFYKKYSFVNTRMWDLFHKGKITQQQLRENRFTKSLTGLGMAAADIPEGLSKAFTDICPTKTAVFPFTHEVLDYLQQKYTLHIITNGFKDVQYIKMKSAKLDTYFSEVVTSECINITKPDKRIFQHALERAGVTAQESLMIGDSLDADILGAMNAGIDQVLFNPEKKRPRLKPTYEVHCLSQLKEFL; encoded by the coding sequence ATGAGAAAACCAAAAACGTACCGTCACCTGTTCTTTGACCTGGACCACACCCTCTGGGACTTTGAAAAGAACTCAGAGGAGACGCTTTATTACCTGTATGACCACTTCAAGCTAGGCGAACTGGGGAATTTCTCCCGCGAGTCCTTCTACAAAAAATACAGCTTTGTAAACACCCGCATGTGGGACCTGTTCCATAAAGGCAAGATCACGCAACAGCAGCTCCGCGAGAACCGGTTCACCAAAAGCCTAACCGGCCTGGGTATGGCTGCCGCCGATATTCCGGAAGGTTTGAGCAAAGCCTTTACGGACATCTGCCCTACCAAGACGGCGGTCTTCCCCTTTACCCATGAGGTGCTGGACTACCTGCAGCAGAAATACACGCTGCACATTATCACCAACGGGTTTAAAGACGTGCAATACATCAAGATGAAATCCGCTAAGCTGGATACTTATTTCTCTGAAGTGGTTACCTCTGAGTGCATCAATATCACCAAGCCAGACAAACGCATTTTTCAGCACGCCTTAGAGCGGGCCGGGGTAACCGCCCAGGAAAGCCTCATGATTGGTGATAGCCTGGACGCCGATATCCTGGGCGCTATGAACGCAGGCATTGACCAGGTGCTGTTTAACCCCGAGAAAAAGCGGCCCCGCCTGAAGCCTACCTATGAGGTGCACTGCCTCAGCCAGCTCAAGGAGTTTTTGTAG